A portion of the Streptomyces coeruleoprunus genome contains these proteins:
- a CDS encoding FAD-dependent monooxygenase has product MDPVIIVGAGPVGLALSLALAAQAVPSVVLDEGTGKDEYRPARTAVLRPDTAAFVERLGGAAAVRDEGARWDGWRSMRRKQLVRHIAFAGVENARDSEVRPSGDVRGGEAWRGVRGEEAAPLDDMAGGGPGGGPGGEDGPVSPLHLPQHALTRALRAAIASLPARDLVQVVTDSRLDALEQDASGVTAHTRGPGSTWWRGSYLVGCDGARSTVRKLLGIRFPGRTAVERHAVAMLRTELPWPGEGVLHRQPPWRGGGDEVTARPLPDGGWRLDWLLPPRGELVTPDALVWRIRETLTGWCDDTPVYELIDTGVYTLHHRLARRWRVDRAFLAGDAAHLLGALGTQGLDEGLRDAENLAWKLALTWHQGQGPSDALLDSYQAERRTAVAARLRAADQSLPVLRGGGGLRSYLRGGSRGHDALLTDGHVGRGPLGAPPSYPLSPLAPVEAEGHVAVGTAFGAPVADVQVTAPDGTAGRLRDRLGQGLLVVLVAPGTGVWDRRHWRTAGVMPRLAEAVEGLPLRGELLVTEAYPGAPAHTVLLVRPDGHLAAAFAGVRPVELHAAADAIRGGAVGEPTDPGDPCDDASDDEAQALRTEHRDEAAKVT; this is encoded by the coding sequence GTGGATCCGGTGATCATCGTCGGCGCGGGGCCCGTCGGTCTCGCGCTCTCCCTCGCGCTCGCCGCGCAGGCAGTGCCGTCGGTCGTCCTGGACGAGGGGACCGGCAAGGACGAGTACCGCCCCGCGCGGACCGCCGTACTGCGGCCCGACACGGCCGCGTTCGTGGAACGCCTGGGCGGTGCCGCCGCGGTACGGGACGAGGGTGCCCGCTGGGACGGCTGGCGCTCGATGCGCCGCAAGCAGCTCGTACGGCACATCGCCTTCGCGGGGGTCGAGAACGCGCGCGACAGTGAGGTCCGCCCGTCCGGCGACGTGCGGGGCGGGGAGGCGTGGCGGGGCGTACGGGGTGAGGAGGCGGCCCCCCTCGACGACATGGCGGGCGGTGGGCCGGGCGGTGGTCCCGGTGGCGAGGACGGGCCGGTCTCGCCCCTGCACCTTCCGCAGCACGCGCTCACCCGCGCCCTGCGGGCCGCCATCGCGTCGCTGCCGGCGCGGGACCTGGTGCAGGTCGTGACGGACAGTCGGCTCGACGCGCTGGAGCAGGACGCGAGCGGTGTCACGGCGCACACGCGGGGGCCCGGGTCGACCTGGTGGCGCGGGAGCTACCTGGTCGGCTGCGACGGCGCCCGTTCGACGGTCCGAAAGCTGCTGGGCATCCGCTTCCCCGGGCGTACGGCCGTGGAACGTCACGCGGTCGCGATGCTCCGTACGGAACTCCCCTGGCCCGGCGAGGGGGTGTTGCACCGTCAGCCGCCGTGGCGGGGCGGGGGCGACGAGGTGACCGCCCGCCCCCTGCCGGACGGCGGCTGGCGCCTCGACTGGCTGCTGCCGCCGCGCGGTGAGCTGGTCACGCCGGACGCCCTGGTGTGGCGGATCCGCGAGACGCTGACGGGGTGGTGCGACGACACGCCCGTGTACGAGCTGATCGACACCGGCGTCTACACGCTGCACCACCGGCTCGCGCGGCGCTGGCGGGTGGACCGGGCGTTCCTGGCCGGGGACGCCGCGCACCTGCTGGGCGCCCTCGGCACGCAGGGCCTGGACGAGGGGTTGCGGGACGCCGAGAACCTGGCGTGGAAGCTGGCGCTCACCTGGCACCAGGGGCAGGGGCCTTCGGACGCGCTGCTGGACAGCTATCAGGCGGAGCGCCGGACGGCCGTCGCGGCACGCTTGAGGGCCGCGGACCAGTCGCTGCCCGTGCTGCGCGGCGGTGGCGGGCTGCGCTCGTACCTGCGGGGCGGTTCCCGTGGGCATGACGCGCTGCTGACCGACGGGCACGTGGGGCGCGGCCCGCTGGGGGCGCCGCCGTCGTACCCGCTGTCGCCGCTCGCGCCCGTCGAGGCGGAGGGCCATGTCGCCGTGGGCACCGCCTTCGGCGCGCCGGTGGCCGATGTACAGGTCACGGCGCCGGACGGGACAGCGGGGCGGCTACGGGACCGGCTGGGTCAGGGCCTGCTGGTGGTGCTGGTGGCCCCGGGCACGGGCGTGTGGGACCGCCGGCACTGGCGGACCGCGGGCGTGATGCCCCGGCTGGCTGAGGCGGTCGAGGGCCTGCCGCTGCGCGGCGAGCTCCTGGTGACCGAGGCGTACCCGGGCGCCCCCGCCCACACGGTCCTCCTGGTACGGCCCGACGGCCACCTGGCCGCAGCCTTCGCGGGCGTACGCCCGGTGGAACTGCACGCAGCGGCGGACGCGATCCGGGGCGGAGCCGTGGGCGAGCCGACCGACCCGGGCGACCCGTGCGACGACGCATCCGACGACGAGGCACAGGCACTGCGCACCGAGCACCGGGACGAGGCGGCCAAGGTCACCTGA